A stretch of [Clostridium] scindens DNA encodes these proteins:
- a CDS encoding rod shape-determining protein — protein MARNIYGLDLGSYEIKVYDKKKDTIWKEKDVIAIADKKEIFAVGDDAYEMYEKAPSNIEVVFPMKEGVISRFNNMQFLLQNLLKKDRQFARGSEYVIAVPTDVTEVEKKAFFDLVIHSTARAREVNIVERSIADAVGLNLDVKNTGGLFIANFGGETTELSVLAGGGMVMNRLLKIGGVSFDQAVVNLVRHSHDFLIGRLTAEVLRKNFGIFTSDSESVLTVAGRDLITGVPMQKPISISLVRAAMKDPLLECVRAIHSLLDRTPPEVRKAIHENGIFLTGGVANMAGLETYIEEMVGIKTRTALDPDICAVTGLKKIIMSKDLRKLAYSMLDENYRWMR, from the coding sequence ATGGCAAGAAATATATACGGATTAGATCTTGGCTCTTATGAAATCAAGGTCTACGATAAAAAGAAAGATACGATCTGGAAAGAGAAAGATGTAATTGCGATTGCAGATAAGAAAGAGATTTTTGCGGTGGGGGATGACGCTTACGAGATGTACGAGAAGGCGCCATCCAATATAGAAGTGGTCTTTCCAATGAAAGAGGGCGTAATCTCGCGGTTTAACAATATGCAGTTTCTGCTTCAGAACCTGCTGAAGAAGGACCGCCAGTTTGCCCGTGGATCCGAATATGTAATCGCGGTTCCAACCGATGTGACGGAAGTGGAGAAGAAAGCCTTTTTTGACCTGGTGATCCACTCCACGGCCCGCGCAAGAGAAGTGAATATCGTAGAACGCTCCATCGCGGATGCGGTGGGACTTAACCTGGATGTCAAGAATACGGGCGGCCTGTTCATCGCCAACTTCGGCGGAGAGACAACGGAACTGTCGGTACTGGCCGGAGGCGGCATGGTCATGAACCGCCTGCTTAAGATCGGAGGAGTCTCCTTTGACCAGGCAGTCGTCAATCTGGTGCGTCATAGCCATGACTTCCTGATCGGGCGGCTGACAGCCGAAGTTCTGAGAAAGAATTTCGGAATATTCACCAGTGATTCCGAGTCCGTATTAACCGTAGCGGGCAGGGATCTGATCACCGGCGTGCCAATGCAGAAGCCGATCTCCATCAGCCTGGTGCGTGCCGCTATGAAGGATCCTCTGCTGGAATGCGTGCGTGCCATCCATTCCCTTTTAGACAGGACGCCTCCGGAGGTCCGTAAGGCAATTCATGAGAACGGCATCTTTCTCACCGGTGGAGTTGCTAATATGGCAGGCCTTGAAACCTATATCGAGGAGATGGTTGGAATCAAGACCAGAACGGCTCTGGATCCGGACATCTGCGCGGTTACCGGACTTAAAAAAATCATTATGTCCAAAGATTTGAGAAAACTTGCATATTCAATGTTAGATGAAAATTATAGGTGGATGAGATAA
- the mreC gene encoding rod shape-determining protein MreC yields the protein MKTKNQSSLPSKYWLLILAVVCVILLGIERFADGGGPLRFIANYTVIPMQKGISYVGRFMSDLSDNFETLEEMKKENKTLQSKVDELTIDNTRLRQEQYELDRLRELYKLDENYSDYKKIGAHVIANNGSNWFTDFTIDKGSKDGIKVNCNVLAGSGLAGIVTEVGPNYARVRSTIDDASNISAMILSTSDTCVVRGDLKLMADGRIRFEKLPNNDNKVEVGEQVVTSHVSDRFLQGLFIGYISEVEVDSNNLTRSGYITPAVDFSKLQEVLVITTTKQEMLDAKDKDSKGE from the coding sequence ATGAAAACCAAGAACCAATCTTCCCTTCCAAGTAAATACTGGCTGCTGATTCTGGCTGTGGTCTGCGTGATCCTGCTTGGAATCGAGCGTTTTGCGGACGGTGGCGGGCCTTTAAGGTTTATCGCCAACTATACCGTAATTCCCATGCAGAAAGGAATCAGTTATGTAGGACGGTTCATGAGCGACCTATCTGACAACTTTGAGACTCTAGAGGAAATGAAAAAAGAGAATAAGACCCTCCAGTCCAAGGTGGATGAACTGACCATTGACAATACGCGACTAAGACAGGAGCAGTACGAATTGGACCGCCTGCGGGAACTGTATAAGCTGGATGAGAACTATTCGGATTACAAGAAGATTGGCGCCCATGTAATCGCCAATAACGGAAGCAACTGGTTTACAGATTTTACCATAGATAAAGGCAGCAAAGACGGCATCAAGGTCAACTGCAATGTTCTTGCGGGCAGCGGACTTGCAGGCATCGTCACGGAGGTAGGCCCTAATTATGCCCGCGTCCGTTCTACCATCGATGATGCCAGCAATATAAGCGCCATGATTCTGTCCACATCAGACACCTGCGTTGTCAGGGGTGATTTGAAACTAATGGCTGACGGTAGGATCCGTTTTGAAAAACTGCCGAACAATGACAACAAGGTGGAAGTCGGGGAGCAGGTAGTTACCTCCCATGTCAGCGACAGATTCCTTCAGGGCCTGTTTATCGGCTATATCAGCGAGGTGGAAGTAGATTCCAACAACCTTACCCGCTCCGGCTATATCACGCCTGCCGTAGATTTCAGCAAGCTTCAGGAAGTCCTGGTCATCACTACGACAAAGCAGGAGATGCTGGATGCCAAGGACAAAGACAGCAAAGGAGAGTAG
- the mreD gene encoding rod shape-determining protein MreD, producing MKRKIITFIIIVICFLLECTIFHRLSFASIKPNLLIIVTSSFGFMRGKKEGMAVGFVSGLLVDIFWGSALGFYMLLFAVIGYMNGFFRRLFYDDDIKLPIALIGASELIYGLVTYFCLYMLQGNFAFTNCLTHIILPELVYTILITLVLYQIILHINKKLEAEEQRSASKFV from the coding sequence ATGAAAAGAAAGATCATAACCTTTATTATTATAGTGATCTGCTTCTTGCTGGAATGCACCATATTCCACCGGCTGTCCTTTGCGTCCATCAAGCCCAACCTATTGATTATCGTCACCTCTTCCTTTGGCTTCATGCGGGGGAAGAAGGAAGGAATGGCCGTGGGATTTGTATCCGGCCTTCTGGTAGACATATTCTGGGGCAGCGCCCTGGGCTTTTATATGCTGCTGTTTGCGGTGATCGGATACATGAACGGCTTCTTCAGACGCTTGTTCTATGATGATGATATCAAGCTGCCGATCGCGCTTATCGGCGCAAGCGAACTGATCTATGGGCTGGTGACGTATTTCTGCCTGTACATGCTCCAAGGAAATTTCGCTTTTACCAATTGTCTGACACATATCATTCTGCCAGAACTGGTATATACCATTCTGATAACATTGGTTCTGTATCAGATCATATTACACATTAACAAGAAACTGGAAGCAGAAGAACAAAGGAGTGCAAGCAAATTTGTATAG
- a CDS encoding penicillin-binding transpeptidase domain-containing protein gives MYSLWDRIKSGIYEVVKSRIFVVIIVFCIMSAVLLQRLFYLQIVKGQDYFDDYKLQIQKTKEVQGTRGKIYDRNGVLLAYNELAYAVTIEDNGDYDSIKQKNKELNKVISTVIGMVESNGDTVINDFGIILDNNNEYSYIAENDTQRLRFIADVFGKKTIDELSDKQKNISAAGLVDYLCTDELNGYGINQKKMEKSEVLKLVNVRYAMSLNGFQKYIATTIAEDVSDETVADVMENLDTLQGINIEEESLRRYADSKCFSNIIGYTGQISQEEYDALSKEEQEEYSLIDTIGKSGLEQTLDSSLQGKKGEVKLYVNSVGKVIETVKGKDPKAGNDVYLSIDANLQKAAYHILEQELAGILLAKIQNTLDFDRNQVDDGSDVIIPIGDVYNTFITNDILDMNHFGAEDAKPTEQEVNSIFTARKEEVKNQLSDILNDPNAGAYKDMPKEIQAYLTYIVSDVLTGTTGVIMPDAIDTSDATYKAWKDEESINIYTYLNYAISKNWIDTSLLKDYVSSKGKYSDSNELYQGIVSYIMDYIDSDNSFNKLVYRYMIKSGAITGRQICLMLYEQGILTYDEAQYNGLNSGSIGAYDFLRGKIETLEITPGQLALEPCTGSLVMTDTTSGEVLACVSYPGYDNNRLANTMDSNYYSKLVTDQARPFYNNATQEKTAPGSTYKPMVAVAGLTEGVIDNNTYLPCHGIYKKVSPNPKCWIYPMAHGNLNVEGAIENSCNSFFYEVGYRMSLKDNGLSQIGSDNAEGGATNAYYSSDLGTDTLKKYATEFGLGETSGLEIPESEPQISDKSSVPSAIGQGTNNYTTSQLARYITAVANKGTVYKLSLIDKITSVDGKTVKDYEPSVLNTMTDVAPSTWNAVHNGMRNVVSVAHSNLFTKLNASDVKLFGKTGTAQQSETHPDHALFVGFAPSDSPQVAFAIRIANGYSSTYAAEVGNDVMEYYYQITPEEEILTGTAADISAGATVGD, from the coding sequence TTGTATAGTTTATGGGACCGGATCAAATCCGGAATATATGAAGTTGTAAAATCCCGTATATTCGTCGTCATTATCGTGTTCTGCATCATGTCCGCCGTTCTGTTGCAGCGGCTGTTCTATCTACAGATTGTAAAAGGGCAGGATTATTTTGACGATTATAAGCTTCAGATCCAAAAGACCAAGGAAGTCCAGGGAACCCGCGGCAAGATCTATGACCGCAATGGCGTCCTCCTGGCTTACAATGAACTGGCCTACGCGGTTACGATTGAAGACAACGGAGATTATGACAGCATCAAGCAGAAAAATAAAGAACTGAATAAGGTCATCTCCACTGTGATTGGTATGGTGGAGTCCAATGGAGACACCGTAATCAACGATTTCGGCATTATCCTGGACAACAATAACGAGTATAGCTACATTGCGGAGAATGACACCCAGAGGCTGAGATTCATAGCGGATGTATTTGGCAAGAAGACCATAGATGAATTGTCGGACAAGCAGAAGAACATCTCTGCTGCGGGTCTCGTGGACTATCTTTGTACCGATGAGCTCAACGGCTATGGAATCAACCAGAAGAAGATGGAAAAATCAGAAGTCCTGAAATTGGTCAACGTCCGTTATGCCATGTCGTTAAACGGATTCCAGAAATACATCGCGACCACTATCGCAGAAGACGTAAGTGACGAGACGGTAGCAGATGTCATGGAGAATCTGGACACGCTTCAGGGAATCAATATTGAAGAAGAATCTTTGCGCCGCTATGCGGACAGCAAATGCTTTTCCAATATCATCGGCTACACTGGGCAGATTTCCCAGGAAGAATACGATGCGTTGAGCAAAGAAGAGCAGGAGGAGTACTCCCTGATTGACACCATTGGCAAATCAGGGCTGGAACAGACGCTTGACAGTTCCCTCCAGGGGAAAAAAGGGGAGGTCAAGCTGTACGTCAACAGTGTGGGCAAGGTGATCGAAACGGTCAAGGGGAAAGACCCCAAGGCTGGAAATGATGTATACCTGTCCATCGATGCCAACCTCCAGAAGGCGGCATACCATATCCTGGAACAGGAACTGGCAGGCATCCTTCTCGCAAAGATTCAAAATACGCTAGATTTTGACCGAAATCAGGTAGATGACGGAAGCGACGTTATCATCCCAATCGGGGATGTTTACAATACATTCATTACCAATGATATCCTGGATATGAATCATTTTGGCGCGGAGGATGCAAAGCCTACCGAGCAGGAGGTGAATTCCATCTTTACTGCGCGCAAGGAAGAAGTAAAGAACCAGCTATCGGATATCCTAAATGATCCCAATGCAGGCGCATATAAGGATATGCCAAAGGAGATACAGGCATACCTGACCTACATCGTCTCCGATGTGCTGACCGGCACCACCGGCGTGATCATGCCGGATGCCATTGACACCAGCGACGCCACCTATAAAGCGTGGAAGGATGAAGAATCCATCAATATATATACTTATCTCAATTATGCGATTTCCAAGAACTGGATTGATACATCCCTGTTAAAAGACTATGTATCATCCAAGGGAAAATATTCCGATTCTAACGAACTTTATCAGGGAATCGTATCGTATATTATGGATTACATCGATTCAGACAACAGTTTCAATAAGCTGGTGTACCGCTACATGATCAAATCAGGAGCTATCACCGGACGTCAGATATGTCTGATGCTGTATGAACAGGGGATCCTTACCTATGACGAGGCCCAGTATAACGGCCTGAATTCCGGGAGCATTGGCGCCTATGACTTTTTAAGGGGCAAGATTGAGACTCTGGAGATTACGCCTGGCCAGCTGGCGCTGGAGCCTTGTACCGGCTCGCTGGTCATGACGGATACGACAAGCGGCGAGGTATTGGCCTGCGTATCCTATCCCGGATACGACAATAACAGGCTTGCCAATACCATGGATTCCAATTATTACAGCAAGCTGGTGACCGATCAGGCCCGGCCATTCTATAATAACGCGACGCAGGAAAAAACGGCTCCAGGTTCTACCTACAAGCCTATGGTGGCAGTGGCAGGCCTTACAGAAGGCGTGATTGATAACAATACTTACCTTCCATGCCATGGAATCTACAAGAAGGTATCGCCGAACCCCAAATGCTGGATCTATCCCATGGCTCATGGCAACCTGAATGTGGAAGGCGCCATTGAGAATTCCTGCAACAGCTTCTTCTATGAAGTGGGATACCGGATGAGCCTGAAAGATAACGGCCTGTCGCAGATTGGCTCTGACAATGCAGAAGGAGGCGCGACCAATGCCTACTATTCCAGCGACCTGGGTACCGATACTTTGAAGAAATACGCAACGGAATTCGGCTTAGGAGAGACTTCGGGACTTGAGATCCCGGAATCCGAGCCGCAGATATCCGATAAGTCCTCCGTACCTTCCGCAATCGGACAGGGTACGAATAACTATACTACCAGCCAGCTTGCGCGGTATATCACCGCAGTGGCTAACAAGGGCACTGTTTACAAGCTAAGCCTGATTGATAAGATTACGTCCGTAGATGGCAAGACTGTCAAGGATTATGAGCCATCCGTTCTAAATACCATGACCGACGTGGCACCGTCCACCTGGAACGCAGTCCATAACGGAATGCGAAACGTGGTGTCAGTCGCCCACAGCAATCTGTTTACCAAGCTGAACGCCAGTGATGTCAAACTGTTCGGCAAGACTGGTACGGCACAGCAAAGCGAAACGCATCCCGACCATGCGCTGTTCGTAGGATTCGCTCCCAGCGACAGCCCGCAGGTGGCATTTGCCATAAGGATTGCGAATGGATACAGTTCGACCTATGCCGCAGAAGTAGGGAACGACGTAATGGAATACTATTATCAGATAACGCCGGAAGAAGAGATTCTTACCGGAACAGCCGCAGATATCAGTGCAGGCGCGACAGTTGGAGATTAA
- the minC gene encoding septum site-determining protein MinC, whose amino-acid sequence MKDPVLIKSNKYGITIYFDPDMPYEELLPEVREKFESSAHFFNHADMAVEFEGRTFTEEEEQRMAEVIQDAAKIRILCIIEKNTYTERLHKRMLDESLETIHERDGQFYKGTLRGRQILESEKSIVIVGDVEEGAKVISKGNVVVTGTIYGTVVAGAAGDCDAVIAALHMRPTKLRIGDNEVKPVIGGSYSWAKLS is encoded by the coding sequence GTGAAAGACCCGGTACTCATTAAGAGTAACAAATACGGCATCACCATATACTTTGATCCGGACATGCCCTATGAAGAGTTATTGCCGGAGGTGAGAGAAAAGTTCGAGTCGTCAGCACATTTTTTTAATCATGCTGACATGGCTGTCGAATTTGAAGGCCGTACTTTCACAGAAGAGGAAGAGCAGCGTATGGCAGAAGTCATACAGGATGCTGCGAAGATACGGATACTATGCATCATTGAGAAGAATACTTATACGGAACGGCTCCACAAGCGGATGCTGGATGAAAGCCTTGAAACCATCCATGAAAGAGACGGACAGTTCTATAAAGGTACGCTGAGAGGAAGACAGATTCTGGAATCTGAAAAAAGCATCGTTATCGTAGGCGACGTAGAAGAAGGCGCCAAAGTCATATCCAAAGGCAATGTCGTCGTGACGGGAACCATCTACGGAACCGTAGTTGCCGGCGCCGCCGGCGACTGCGATGCAGTCATAGCAGCACTTCATATGAGGCCCACAAAGCTTCGTATTGGAGATAATGAAGTAAAACCAGTTATAGGAGGAAGTTATTCATGGGCGAAGTTATCGTAA